A stretch of Acropora muricata isolate sample 2 chromosome 7, ASM3666990v1, whole genome shotgun sequence DNA encodes these proteins:
- the LOC136922979 gene encoding tetratricopeptide repeat protein 28-like, with amino-acid sequence MEYHEKSLKIATEIGDRGGEGRAYGNLGNAYQSLGDYRKAIECHEKRLKIATEISDRGGEGRAYGNLGNAYQSIGDYQKAIECRKKDLKIAIEIGDRGGEGTAYGNLGIACLSQGDYGKAMEYEEKLLKIAIEISDRRGEGRAYATLGNAYQSLGDYRKAIEYHEKYLKIAIEIGDRGGEGNTYGNLGIAYVSLGDNRKAMEYHEKSLKIATEIGDRGGEGRGYGNLGNAYQSLGDYRKAIECHEKRLKIAIEIGDQGGEGRAYGNLGNAYQSLSDYQKAIECHEKRLKISIENGDKGGEGEVYGNLGNAYQSLSDYQKAIKYHEKYLKIAKEIGGRGGEGLAYGNLGSAYNSLGDYRKAIEYHEKSLKIATEIGDRGGEGRGYGNLGNAYQSLGDYRKAIEYHEKDLKIAIEIGDRGGEGKGYGNLGTAYQSLGDLRKAIEYHEKRLKIAIEIGDREGEGTAYFNIGTDFYCLEEIENAVDNFLSAVDVFNSLRSLLKSQDNWKINFREVHETAYNALWMSLLRIKKIDEALFAAEQGRAQTLSDNLLIQYKLDASLSPAIIDTKETISRLLTKISSPTLFLATKDLSTNIWFLRKGKKVRFRNSRLEGDKTEKDPLFALLKSSLEKIGAEDTKRCENRTFDEIDNDSSFSIKMRGEGVGKPPSPPLDNPFKPFYDAVIDPILDMLEPQDDELVIVPDGALCLTPWSAVFESIRIRIVPSLTSYQLILSVPEGHHKKKEALLVGDPCLKELKKPLDDLPCAQEEVEMIASVLKTTPLTGIHATKAEVIKRMSSVGLIHIAAHGNERTGEIALSPNPGWSSKFPQRKDYILKMSDVQAANLRARLVVLSCCHSGRGRVLKGEGVVGIARAFLAAGARSVLVTLWAIDDEATMVFMKSFYQQLKEGKTASAAVQQSMKLLRESEQFYEMKYWAPFQLIGDDVKIEFEADDDVKK; translated from the coding sequence atggagtatcatgaaaaaagtttgaaaattgcaacagaaattggtgatcggggcggagaaggaagagcctatggaaatctcggtaatgcgtatcagtcactgggtgactatcgaaaagccatcgagtgtcatgaaaaacgtttgaaaattgcaacagaaattagtgatcggggcggagaaggaagagcctatggaaatctcggtaatgcttaccagtcaattggtgactatcaaaaagccatcgagtgtcgtaaaaaagatttgaaaattgcaatagaaattggtgatcggggcggagaaggaacagcctatggaaatctcggtattgcttgcCTGTCACAGGGTGACTACGGAAAAGCCATGGAGTATgaagaaaaacttttaaaaattgcaatagaaattagTGATCGgcgcggagaaggaagagcctatgcaactctcggtaatgcttaccagtcactgggtgactatcgaaaagccattgagtatcatgaaaaatatttgaaaattgcaatagaaattggtgatcggggcggagaaggaaacacctatggaaatctcggtattgcttacgtgTCACTAGGTGACAATCGaaaagccatggagtatcatgaaaaaagtttgaaaattgcaacagaaattggtgatcggggcggagaaggaagaggctatggaaatctcggtaatgcttaccagtcactgggtgactatcgaaaagcgatcgagtgtcatgaaaaacgtttgaaaattgcaatagaaattggtgatcagggcggagaaggaagagcctatggaaatcttggtaatgcttaccagtcactaagtgactaccaaaaagccatcgagtgccatgaaaaacgtttgaaaatttcaatagaAAATGGTGATAAAGGAGGGGAAGGAGAagtctatggaaatctcggtaatgcttaccagtcactaagtgactatcaaaaagccattaagtatcatgaaaaatatttgaaaattgcaaaagaaattggtggtcggggcggagaaggactagcctatggaaatctcggtagtgcttacaattcactgggtgactatcgaaaggccattgaatatcatgaaaaaagtttgaaaattgcaacagaaattggtgatcggggcggagaaggaagaggctatggaaatcttggtaatgcttaccagtcactgggtgactatcgaaaagccattgagtatcatgaaaaagatttgaaaattgcaatagaaattggtgatcggggcggagaaggaaaaggctatggaaatctcggtactgcttaccagtcactgggtgaccttcgaaaagccattgagtatcatgaaaaacgtttgaaaattgcgatagaaattggtgatcgggaagGAGAAGGAACAGCTTATTTCAACATTGGCACTGACTTCTACTGtcttgaagaaattgaaaacgcGGTGGATAATTTTCTTTCCGCTGTGGATGTCTTCAATTCTTTGAGATCTTTATTGAAGTCTCAAGAtaactggaaaataaactttcgtgaggTGCACGAAACGGCGTACAATGCTTTGTGGATGTCTTTGCTAAGAATAAAAAAGATCGATGAagctttgtttgcggctgaacaaggacgagcgcagactttgtctgacaatttgttgattcaatataaacttgATGCATCCTTATCACCTGCCATAATTGACACCAAAGAGACAATATCTCGCCTCCTCACAAAGATTTCTTCACCTACTCTTTTTCTCGCAACTAAAGACTTATCGACCAACATCTGGTTCCTgagaaagggaaagaaagttaGATTTCGGAACAGCAGGCTGGAGGGTGACAAAACAGAGAAGGATCCTTTATTTGCCTTACTGAAATCATCTTTGGAAAAAATCGGAGCAGAAGAtacaaaaagatgtgaaaatcgcacatttgatgaaatTGACAATGACTCCTCGTTTAGCATAAAAATGCGGGGTGAAGGGGTTGGAAAACCACCATCACCGCCTTTAGATAATccctttaagccattttatgatgcagttattgatcCAATTCTTGACATGCTTGAgcctcaagacgacgagttggtcattgttcctgatggtgcgctgtgcctTACTCCATGGTCCGCAGTttttgaatcgattaggattcgcattgttccatcacttacaagttatcaattgatcttaagtgtaCCCGAGGGACATCACAAGAAGAAGgaggcgcttttggtcggagaTCCCTGTttaaaagagttgaagaaacccttagacgacttaccatgtgctcaagaagaagtagaaatgattgcatcagtTCTCAAGACCACACCTCTGACAGGAATAcatgcaacaaaagctgaagtgataaaacggatgtcgtcagttggcctaattcatattgctgcccacggaaacgagcgCACTGgggaaattgctttgtctccaaaccctggatggtcttcaaagttccctcaaagaaaggattacattttaaaaatgtccgatgtgcaggctgccaatcttcgagctcgtcttgtggtgctaagttgctgtcacagtggacgaggcagagtcttgaagggtgagggtgtggtcggtatcgcacgtgcctttttggcagctggtgctcgttctgtgttggtgaccctgtgggcaatagatgacgaagctaccatggtgttcatgaaaagtttctaccaacagctgaaggaaggaaaaaccgccagtgctgccgttcagcaatcgatgaaactccttcgtgaatctgagcaGTTTTATGAGATgaagtactgggctccattccaacttatcggggatgacgtcaagattgaattcgaggcggatgatgacgtcaaaaaatga
- the LOC136923039 gene encoding uncharacterized protein has translation MTSSSQAWTLIARFSNNDAKKWMQDSGKWWYDRSVGAGHIADPSVNTDMLSPAFWLVRGREFKITRSDDPQHTALLQTTSDCLGGKTFREKITSYGNFRNGTVWAENDCQGNCNVQYGGQFQRTDGFGQAGCNGSLQNATQVGFWCDWGDGDGAVLMIGGGGDRCGRSDHGIAITEADQASFFVRVQGEHDFGNRGGARVKNSKTYSLNLWIN, from the coding sequence ATGACAAGTTCTAGCCAGGCTTGGACTCTCATTGCTCGGTTCTCGAACAATGATGCCAAAAAATGGATGCAAGACAGTGGAAAGTGGTGGTACGATAGGAGTGTAGGCGCTGGACATATAGCGGACCCATCAGTGAACACAGACATGCTCTCGCCAGCCTTCTGGTTGGTCAGGGGCCGCGAATTCAAAATCACGCGCAGTGATGACCCTCAACACACCGCGTTGTTGCAGACCACAAGTGACTGTCTGGGTGGAAAGACATTCCGGGAGAAAATCACCAGTTATGGTAACTTTAGAAATGGTACAGTTTGGGCAGAGAATGACTGCCAGGGAAATTGCAATGTTCAATATGGCGGCCAGTTTCAAAGAACCGATGGATTCGGACAAGCTGGATGCAATGGATCACTTCAAAACGCAACGCAAGTTGGCTTCTGGTGCGACTGGGGAGATGGTGATGGAGCGGTGTTGATGATTGGGGGAGGAGGGGATCGTTGTGGACGGTCAGATCACGGGATCGCAATTACCGAAGCCGATCAGGCCTCTTTCTTCGTTAGGGTACAGGGAGAACACGATTTTGGCAACAGGGGGGGCGCTAGGGTAAAAAACAGCAAGACCTACTCTTTGAACCTGTGGATTAATTAG
- the LOC136923055 gene encoding uncharacterized protein: protein MTSSSQAWTLIARFSNNDTKDWMEDSGEWWYDKSVGVGDIADPSVNTDMLSPAFWLVRGREFKITRSDDPLHTALLQTTGDCLGGKTFREKITSHGNFRNGTVWASDDCQGNCAVQYGGQFQATDGFGQATCNGSIQSAAQVGFWFDWDSGDGAVLMIGGGGRDCQRADHGIAITETNKASFLDREGTGEQDFGNEARHRATITKTYSLNLWVN, encoded by the coding sequence ATGACAAGTTCTAGCCAAGCTTGGACTCTCATTGCTCGGTTCTCAAACAATGATACCAAAGATTGGATGGAAGACAGTGGAGAGTGGTGGTACGATAAGAGTGTAGGCGTTGGAGATATAGCGGACCCATCAGTGAACACAGACATGCTCTCGCCAGCATTCTGGTTGGTTAGGGGCCGCGAATTCAAGATTACGCGCAGTGATGACCCTCTGCACACTGCATTATTACAGACCACTGGTGACTGTCTGGGTGGAAAGACATTCCGGGAGAAAATCACCAGTCATGGTAACTTTAGAAATGGTACAGTTTGGGCAAGCGATGactgccaaggaaattgtgCTGTTCAATATGGAGGTCAGTTTCAAGCAACCGATGGATTCGGACAAGCTACATGCAATGGATCAATTCAAAGCGCAGCACAAGTCGGCTTCTGGTTCGACTGGGACAGTGGGGATGGAGCAGTGTTGATGATTGGTGGAGGAGGGAGAGATTGTCAACGGGCAGATCACGGGATCGCAATAACTGAAACGAACAAGGCTTCTTTCTTGGATAGGGAGGGTACGGGAGAACAAGATTTTGGCAACGAGGCGCGGCATAGAGCAACAATCACTAAGACCTACTCTTTGAACCTGTGGGTAAATTAG
- the LOC136921667 gene encoding uncharacterized G-patch domain protein DDB_G0278987-like: MAGKVDLTFVDENDFQKRGKWFFWSDNSSWETSSKISIDTNDSLADINEFNGESESETNSEGDSSLHDDSDVSDQQSDDDHTDEATSLGNRKEKRNSEKTKVSSETQKGRRAKGKSVRKTASNNKNNNKKGKPRKTRGKTKGKALTLNELDDLVKKLDGKRPMCWNFDSEKLKNQYVVQH; encoded by the coding sequence ATGGCGGGTAAAGTGGACTTGACGTTTGTCGATGAAAACGACTTTCAGAAACGCGGAAAGTGGTTTTTCTGGTCTGATAATTCCAGCTGGGAAACAAGCTCTAAGATTTCTATAGACACGAATGACTCGCTGGCTGACATTAATGAATTTAACGGAGAAAGCGAGTCAGAAACGAATAGCGAGGGCGACAGTTCATTGCACGACGACAGCGATGTTAGCGATCAACAGTCGGATGACGATCACACCGACGAAGCCACGTCTTTGggcaacagaaaagaaaaaagaaattccgAGAAAACAAAAGTGAGTTCTGAGACCCAAAAGGGAAGACGTGCAAAAGGTAAAAGTGTGAGGAAGACCGcgtcaaacaacaagaacaacaacaaaaaaggaaagcCGCGAAAAACACGcgggaaaacaaaaggaaaggcaCTCACCCTAAATGAACTCGACGACCTCGTTAAAAAGCTGGATGGAAAACGTCCAATGTGTTGGAATTTCGATTCCGAAAAACTTAAAAATCAGTACGTTGTACAACATTAA
- the LOC136923018 gene encoding uncharacterized protein translates to MVYGFLGFSEWFLTAYPNYFISPLRINGSAIESIFSVLKFSAGGNLSASNYGSFRGRVITGREVITNTNSERGYRDDVILVSGSITSSTAESGTSYSVRLVYDPFGIQDMKQFCLSANLSQSSIGGRQRSNACTIIASLVGYHFVKLDLPELTLSTLPSQWFDVLVDSMLSGNALHDLLFDGEAINLDIEDAVESCGNDLHIASYDQPIGFDLRSSDLSPLVQTIQAQATHHQRQAAVLISGFKSVALLIWETGALAIFDSHMHAQFGAIMSYAPAGPTSSTGIASWLSKTVQKYFNGSLGLCTLTFVTYDCT, encoded by the coding sequence ATGGTATATGGCTTCCTGGGATTCAGTGAATGGTTCCTAACAGCCTATCCTAATTATTTTATCAGTCCACTGCGCATTAATGGTAGTGCTATTGAGTCCATTTTCAGTGTTCTAAAATTCTCAGCTGGTGGTAACCTTTCTGCAAGCAACTATGGATCTTTTCGTGGAAGAGTCATTACTGGTAGAGAGGTTATTACCAATACCAACTCAGAGCGAGGCTATCGTGATGATGTCATCCTAGTATCTGGATCGATCACATCAAGTACTGCAGAATCAGGGACATCTTACTCTGTCCGACTGGTTTATGATCCTTTTGGAATACAAGACATGAAGCAGTTTTGTCTTTCAGCAAACCTCAGCCAGTCATCTATCGGTGGCCGTCAGAGAAGCAATGCCTGTACAATAATAGCGTCACTTGTTGGATATCATTTTGTCAAACTTGACCTGCCAGAATTAACCTTGAGCACCTTACCAAGTCAGTGGTTTGATGTTCTTGTTGATTCAATGCTTTCAGGTAATGCTCTCCATGACCTTCTCTTTGACGGGGAAGCCATTAACCTTGACATTGAAGATGCCGTTGAGAGCTGTGGAAATGATCTACACATTGCTAGTTATGATCAACCAATTGGATTTGATTTGCGCTCTAGTGACTTGTCACCTCTGGTTCAGACAATACAAGCACAGGCTACCCATCATCAACGGCAAGCAGCTGTCCTTATCTCTGGCTTTAAAAGTGTAGCACTTTTGATCTGGGAGACTGGGGCTTTAGCTATTTTTGATTCTCACATGCATGCTCAGTTTGGAGCTATAATGTCTTATGCACCAGCAGGTCCAACAAGTAGTACTGGCATTGCCTCTTGGCTTTCCAAGACGGTACAAAAGTACTTTAACGGATCTTTGGGTTTGTGTACCCTTACATTTGTAACATACGATTGTACCTAA